The following proteins are co-located in the Apium graveolens cultivar Ventura chromosome 5, ASM990537v1, whole genome shotgun sequence genome:
- the LOC141660990 gene encoding putative mitochondrial protein AtMg00240: protein MEDSTPAKTPMATTTKLDQDESGKKVDITHYRGMIGSLLYLTASCPDIMFAICLCVRFQADPKESHLIAVKRIFRYLKGTLNLGIWYPKDTGFDLIGYTDSDYASCKIDQKSTSGSSDQITYIFIKPLDEATFSKLVSELGMLNLST, encoded by the exons ATGGAAGATTCAACACCTGCCAAGACTCCTATGGCAACTAccacaaaacttgatcaagatGAGTCTGGTAAAAAGGTGGACATCACTCActatagaggcatgattggatcTCTTCTCTATTTGACTGCAAGTTgtccagatataatgtttgcaaTATGCTTGTGTGtgaggttccaagctgatccgaAAGAGTCACATCTGATAGCTGTCAAGAGGATCTTTAGGTATTTGAAGGGTACACTGAATCTGggtatctggtatcctaaagaCACGGGCTTTGATCTCATTGGATATACGGATTCTGACTATGCTAGTTGTAAGATTGATCAgaagagtacttcaggaagct CTGATCAGATTACATACATTTTCATTAAGCCACTTGATGAAGCTACTTTTAgcaagttggttagtgaacttggcatgttaAACTTGTCCACTTAA